A genomic segment from Tachypleus tridentatus isolate NWPU-2018 unplaced genomic scaffold, ASM421037v1 Hic_cluster_2, whole genome shotgun sequence encodes:
- the LOC143242929 gene encoding anoctamin-7-like isoform X2, translating into MGVPWLLRVYKKWSVHKKDQCAHENQWESDYNLINQEELGLFSEYLEKVLQFGFVTIFVVAFPLAPLFASLNNITEIRLDARKFITFLRRPVAERVKNIECTVW; encoded by the exons ATGGGTGTTCC atGGCTGTTACGGGTTTACAAGAAGTGGTCAGTGCATAAAAAGGATCAGTGTGCTCATGAAAACCAGTGGGAGAGTGACTACAACTTAATAAACCAAGAAGAATTGGGTCTTTTTAGTGAATATCTTGAAAAGG TGTTGCAGTTTGGATTTGTCACAATTTTTGTGGTTGCATTTCCTCTGGCACCATTATTTGCTTCACTAAACAACATCACAGAAATCAGGCTCGATGCTAGGAAGTTTATCACTTTCTTACGACGACCTGTTGCAGAAAGAGTAAAGAACATTGAGTGCACAGTGTGGTGA
- the LOC143242929 gene encoding uncharacterized protein LOC143242929 isoform X1: MTLSFPGYAVPFPPTVPPIIVDGLPPHLSPLQVATFIAQAKPGASIDPSRTRILRRGGILLQPSTPDDLSYLCSPWNSPMNISCAPTKSPTSLFTVFLKGIHQSIQPSEIKCAVETQTQSVLYAVHRIYSKSSRQATKFMKIVTPSKRIADTILRNGCYYHIFHFSAERPRRHPTQSKIPKQPASVPQPSGSSSMPTATPPPVNQSSEKYTQTEFLNKTSQGTQTIDEVTKTSESSTMTDNIPTAEAVSQTKTIMIIQNTQYPDDRRITRASRKAAFLNSKLSPFPNRSQWLEEPLVPSNSDNSCCSVVKSPFIENIPWLDRLSDDSTD; encoded by the coding sequence ATGACGCTGTCCTTTCCAGGTTATGCTGTGCCGTTCCCGCCAACTGTTCCGCCGATAATCGTCGACGGTCTACCGCCTCACCTTTCGCCTCTTCAAGTTGCCACATTTATTGCGCAGGCTAAGCCTGGCGCTTCCATTGATCCGTCTAGAACGCGTATTCTCCGCCGAGGGGGAATCCTTCTCCAGCCGTCTACGCCTGATGACTTGTCCTACCTCTGTTCGCCATGGAACTCCCCTATGAATATTAGTTGTGCGCCCACGAAAAGCCCTACTAGCCTATTCACAGTCTTCCTTAAAGGAATACATCAGTCCATCCAACCGAGCGAAATTAAATGCGCCGTGGAAACCCAAACCCAGTCAGTGTTATACGCCGTTCAccgaatttattcaaaatcctcCCGTCAAGCTACTAAGTTCATGAAGATTGTAACACCCAGCAAACGTATCGCCGATACCATCCTACGAAACGGATGCTACTACCATATATTTCACTTCAGTGCCGAACGCCCCCGACGCCATCCAACTCAATCCAAAATTCCGAAGCAACCTGCATCTGTACCACAGCCCAGCGGATCATCCTCTATGCCCACAGCCACCCCACCACCTGTAAATCAATCATCTGAAAAGTATACCCAAACGGAATTCCTTAATAAAACTTCCCAGGGCACACAAACCATCGATGAAGTAACAAAAACTAGCGAGTCTTCTACCATGACTGACAATATCCCAACAGCAGAAGCAGTTTCTCAAACTAAGACAATCATGATTATTCAAAATACCCAGTATCCTGACGATAGGCGCATCACGAGAGCAAGCAGGAAGGCTGCTTTTCTTAATTCGAAGTTAAGTCCGTTCCCTAATCGTTCTCAATGGCTCGAAGAACCACTCGTCCCATCCAACTCGGATAATTCGTGTTGCTCTGTGGTAAAGTCGCCGTTCATCGAAAATATTCCCTGGCTTGACCGACTATCCGACGATTCGACCGATTAG